A region of Jonquetella anthropi DSM 22815 DNA encodes the following proteins:
- a CDS encoding iron transporter, whose amino-acid sequence MKKSFVALLSCFAALVFGACAIAAPAAPVADKPGESGFVEIPIGEEQQVGPYNVAAVYFQAVDMYPAGKNPSREESDMHLEADIHLQPESAALYGFGNGENIWPPYLTVKYEILNKKKDVVMSGSFMPMNADDGPHYGANIKKGLKVGTYTLRLTINPPTDYLFHTDPETGVPAKENAKDFFKSYTCEFDWKYTAEQLQNR is encoded by the coding sequence ATGAAAAAGTCGTTTGTTGCGTTGCTTTCATGCTTTGCCGCTTTGGTTTTTGGCGCCTGCGCCATCGCTGCTCCTGCTGCTCCCGTTGCTGACAAGCCCGGCGAGAGCGGATTCGTTGAGATCCCCATCGGCGAGGAGCAGCAGGTCGGTCCGTACAACGTCGCAGCCGTGTATTTCCAGGCCGTTGATATGTACCCCGCTGGCAAGAACCCGTCCCGCGAGGAGTCCGATATGCACCTGGAAGCCGATATTCACCTGCAGCCTGAATCTGCCGCCCTGTACGGCTTCGGCAACGGCGAAAACATTTGGCCGCCCTATCTGACGGTGAAGTACGAGATCCTCAACAAGAAGAAGGACGTCGTGATGTCTGGCTCCTTCATGCCGATGAACGCTGATGACGGCCCGCACTACGGCGCCAACATCAAGAAGGGCCTCAAGGTCGGCACCTACACGCTGCGCCTGACCATCAACCCGCCCACGGATTACCTCTTCCACACTGACCCGGAGACCGGCGTGCCCGCAAAGGAAAACGCAAAGGATTTCTTCAAGTCCTACACCTGCGAGTTCGATTGGAAGTACACTGCTGAGCAGCTTCAGAACCGCTAA